A single region of the Thermoleophilum album genome encodes:
- a CDS encoding glycosyltransferase family 2 protein — protein MKLIIQIPCYNEEHTLPLTLRELPREVPGFDRVEWLVIDDGSTDRTVEVARAHGVDHIVRLTRNKGLATAFQAGLDACLKLGADVIVNTDADNQYCAADIPKLVEPILRGEADMVIGDRQVDSIEHFSPLKKRLQRLGSAVVRRASGTTVPDTTSGFRAYTREAALQVQVVSRFTYTLETIIQAGKMAIALDHVPIRTNPKTRESRLFPSMWAYVRRSAAAILRVYTLYEPLRAFMIAAAAVALVALVIWARFLYFFAIGEGSGHVQSLILGATLFIVATQLAALGVIGDVLAGMRVLQQRTLERVRRLELKLGVPPSNYEPGAAPADDSEQRDPANRQAVAPGVAAAQAAARSASDHSGEA, from the coding sequence ATGAAGCTGATCATCCAAATCCCCTGTTACAACGAGGAGCACACGCTGCCGTTGACGCTGCGCGAGCTGCCGCGCGAGGTCCCGGGCTTCGACCGTGTCGAGTGGCTTGTCATCGACGACGGGTCGACTGATCGAACGGTCGAGGTGGCGCGCGCCCACGGCGTCGATCACATCGTGCGCCTCACGCGCAACAAGGGCCTCGCGACCGCGTTCCAAGCCGGCCTCGACGCCTGCCTGAAGCTCGGCGCCGACGTGATCGTCAACACCGACGCCGACAACCAGTACTGCGCCGCCGACATTCCGAAGCTGGTCGAACCGATCCTGCGCGGCGAGGCCGACATGGTGATCGGCGACCGCCAGGTCGACTCCATCGAACACTTCTCTCCGCTGAAGAAGCGTCTGCAGCGGCTCGGCAGCGCGGTGGTGCGCCGCGCCTCGGGTACGACCGTGCCCGACACCACGTCCGGGTTCCGCGCCTACACGCGCGAAGCGGCGCTGCAGGTGCAGGTCGTCTCGCGCTTCACCTACACGCTCGAGACGATCATCCAAGCGGGCAAGATGGCGATCGCGCTCGACCACGTCCCGATCAGGACGAACCCCAAGACGCGCGAGTCGCGCCTCTTTCCGTCGATGTGGGCGTACGTGCGGCGTAGCGCGGCGGCGATCTTGCGCGTTTACACGCTCTACGAGCCGTTGCGGGCGTTCATGATCGCGGCCGCGGCGGTCGCGCTGGTGGCGCTCGTGATCTGGGCGCGCTTCCTCTACTTCTTCGCTATCGGCGAGGGCAGCGGCCACGTCCAGTCGCTGATCCTCGGCGCGACCCTCTTCATCGTCGCCACGCAGCTCGCCGCCCTCGGCGTGATCGGCGACGTCCTAGCCGGGATGCGTGTGCTCCAGCAGCGCACGCTCGAACGCGTTCGCCGGCTGGAGCTGAAGCTCGGGGTTCCGCCGTCGAACTACGAACCGGGTGCCGCGCCGGCTGACGACTCCGAGCAGCGCGACCCCGCTAACCGGCAGGCGGTCGCTCCTGGCGTGGCGGCCGCGCAAGCAGCAGCTCGCAGTGCGAGCGACCACAGCGGAGAGGCGTGA
- the fmt gene encoding methionyl-tRNA formyltransferase: MRTVFLGTSELAAAVLERLAASAHRPTLVVTRPDRPRGRGQRLESPPVAHAARTLGIPVYQPENVNASDALAKIADEQPQVLCMCAYGALLGDELLARWEVLNVHPSLLPRWRGAAPLERALEAGDPVTGVSIMLTARELDAGPVVLQAAEPILASDDWGSLSARIAPLAGDLLVRALDLRPPARPQPAYGVTYAPRIEREERRLDPALGCERLERRVRAFSPHIGCYVALASVDEEADGGERPAVDGKRSQQRLGVLAARALPGAPSGAQPGSLVASGERLFFVAVDGLLELQRVKAPGRRALSAAEFLRGHGRTVPRVEVTA, translated from the coding sequence GTGCGAACGGTTTTCCTCGGCACCTCCGAGCTCGCCGCAGCGGTGCTGGAACGCCTGGCTGCGAGCGCCCACCGCCCGACCCTGGTCGTGACTCGTCCCGACCGGCCGCGGGGCCGTGGTCAGCGGCTCGAGTCCCCACCCGTCGCGCACGCGGCGCGCACGCTAGGGATTCCGGTCTACCAGCCCGAGAACGTCAACGCGTCCGACGCGCTTGCGAAGATTGCGGACGAGCAACCGCAGGTGCTGTGCATGTGTGCCTACGGTGCGCTCCTGGGGGACGAACTGCTCGCTCGCTGGGAGGTGTTGAACGTCCACCCCTCGTTGCTTCCACGCTGGCGCGGCGCGGCGCCGCTCGAACGCGCGCTCGAGGCGGGCGATCCTGTGACCGGGGTTTCGATCATGCTCACGGCGCGCGAGCTCGACGCCGGGCCGGTGGTGTTGCAAGCCGCCGAGCCGATCCTCGCAAGCGACGATTGGGGCAGCCTCTCGGCTCGCATCGCGCCGCTCGCCGGCGATCTCCTCGTCCGCGCGCTCGATCTGCGCCCACCCGCACGGCCCCAGCCCGCCTACGGTGTCACCTACGCGCCCCGGATCGAGAGAGAGGAGCGCCGCCTCGACCCGGCGCTCGGCTGCGAACGGCTCGAACGGCGCGTGCGGGCGTTCTCGCCGCACATCGGCTGCTACGTCGCGCTCGCCAGCGTGGACGAAGAGGCAGATGGCGGCGAGCGACCAGCCGTAGACGGCAAGCGCTCGCAGCAGCGTCTCGGCGTGCTCGCGGCGCGCGCTCTGCCCGGGGCGCCGAGCGGCGCGCAGCCCGGGTCGCTCGTCGCAAGCGGCGAGCGCCTGTTTTTCGTCGCCGTCGATGGGCTGCTCGAGCTTCAGCGCGTGAAAGCGCCAGGACGCAGGGCGCTCTCGGCGGCGGAGTTCCTGCGCGGGCACGGGCGCACCGTGCCGCGTGTGGAGGTGACGGCGTGA
- the priA gene encoding replication restart helicase PriA, which translates to MAQAIARVWPLVTTRALAGPLDYRVDDEFEGAVTPGALLVVPLGRRQVVGVVGELADQSAVPADRLRSPRALLAEALPEHLVGFCRWLAARYCSTPARAFALALPPGIGRGGGAERRRRIVAELTAAGSELLAAADGAGVATPLGALQRRLLAALAAGPQSAEALDAAIGRPARPSLLRLERRGLVRVRRSGTVARPAATAAVGRAHEAASRLTADQERALAAIERALAEPAPAPLLLHGVTGSGKTEVYLRAAARCLEQGRDVLVLVPEIALAPQTVARFRARFGDTVALLHSGLSAAARRGEWERLRSGRARICVGARSALFAPLARLGLVVVDEEHDDAYKQDQDPRYDARRAAEELARRSGALLLAGSATPRVDSFVRWRRIELSRRADGSALPPVEVVAAPAPGRLTQTAVDALEELVRRRGKAIVLLNRRGFAPYASCRSCGETLGCPNCDVALVYHRAQGALRCHHCGHAEALRGRCRNCGSVSLALAGAGTEQLEAALRAIVAPLPVFRLDADTATGASDELLARFEAADAGVLVGTQLVAKGHDFAGIELGLVVAADAALAIPDYRAQERVFQLVTQLAGRVGRGGCGGRVIVQARDPNARALRYAANHDSTGFVREESEWRRTLGYPPFVELVYLELHSTTAGRELAAADALRAALAERGVQALGPAPLFRRAGKYRARLVVKAAPPADAEIGAVREAVDALVARRSFRDVAVAVDVDPC; encoded by the coding sequence GTGGCGCAGGCGATCGCAAGGGTGTGGCCGCTCGTGACGACGCGCGCTCTCGCCGGCCCCCTCGACTACCGCGTCGACGACGAGTTCGAGGGAGCGGTGACCCCGGGCGCGTTGCTCGTCGTGCCGCTCGGGCGCCGTCAGGTGGTCGGCGTCGTCGGCGAGCTCGCCGACCAGAGCGCTGTCCCCGCCGACCGGCTGCGCTCGCCGCGCGCCCTGCTCGCCGAAGCGCTGCCCGAGCATCTCGTCGGCTTCTGTCGGTGGCTAGCCGCACGCTACTGCTCGACGCCCGCGCGTGCCTTCGCTCTCGCCTTGCCCCCCGGCATCGGCCGCGGCGGCGGCGCCGAGCGGCGGCGGCGGATCGTCGCCGAGCTCACTGCCGCTGGTAGCGAGCTGCTCGCCGCAGCCGACGGGGCGGGCGTCGCCACCCCCCTCGGTGCGCTCCAACGACGGCTGCTCGCGGCGCTAGCCGCAGGGCCGCAAAGCGCCGAAGCGCTCGACGCCGCCATCGGCCGGCCGGCGCGGCCGAGCTTGCTGCGTCTCGAGCGCCGCGGGCTCGTCCGTGTGCGCCGCAGCGGAACGGTCGCGCGACCCGCGGCCACGGCCGCGGTCGGGCGCGCACACGAGGCTGCTTCGCGGCTGACCGCCGACCAGGAGCGTGCGCTCGCCGCGATCGAGCGCGCTCTCGCCGAGCCGGCGCCGGCGCCGCTGCTCTTGCACGGCGTGACCGGCAGCGGCAAGACCGAGGTCTACCTGCGGGCGGCCGCCCGCTGCCTCGAGCAGGGACGCGACGTGCTCGTCCTTGTTCCCGAGATCGCCCTCGCGCCGCAGACGGTGGCGCGCTTCCGGGCGCGGTTCGGCGACACGGTCGCGTTGCTTCACTCCGGCCTTTCGGCGGCTGCGCGCCGCGGCGAATGGGAGCGCTTGCGTAGCGGGCGCGCACGGATCTGTGTCGGCGCGCGCTCAGCGCTGTTTGCGCCCCTCGCGCGGCTCGGCCTCGTCGTTGTCGACGAGGAGCACGACGACGCCTACAAGCAGGACCAGGATCCACGCTACGACGCTCGCCGCGCGGCCGAGGAGCTCGCGCGCCGCAGCGGCGCGCTACTGCTCGCGGGGAGCGCGACGCCGCGCGTCGACAGCTTCGTGCGGTGGCGAAGGATCGAGCTGTCGCGGCGCGCCGACGGAAGCGCACTGCCGCCGGTCGAGGTCGTCGCGGCGCCCGCCCCTGGCCGACTCACGCAAACGGCGGTCGACGCGCTCGAGGAGCTCGTGCGCCGCCGCGGCAAGGCGATCGTGCTCCTCAACCGACGCGGTTTCGCGCCCTATGCAAGTTGTCGCTCCTGCGGCGAGACGCTCGGCTGCCCGAACTGCGACGTCGCGCTGGTTTACCACCGCGCGCAAGGCGCGCTGCGCTGCCACCACTGCGGCCACGCCGAAGCGCTGCGCGGGCGCTGTCGCAACTGCGGCTCGGTGTCGCTAGCGCTCGCTGGTGCCGGCACCGAACAGCTCGAAGCGGCGCTCCGAGCGATCGTCGCCCCGCTTCCTGTGTTCCGGCTCGATGCCGACACCGCCACCGGCGCCAGCGACGAGCTCCTCGCGCGCTTCGAGGCGGCAGACGCCGGGGTGCTGGTCGGCACCCAGCTCGTAGCCAAGGGCCACGACTTCGCCGGGATCGAGCTAGGGCTGGTGGTCGCCGCCGATGCGGCGCTGGCGATCCCCGACTACCGCGCCCAGGAGCGCGTCTTCCAGCTCGTCACCCAGCTCGCCGGACGCGTCGGCCGCGGCGGGTGCGGCGGTCGTGTGATCGTGCAGGCGCGCGACCCTAACGCCCGTGCCCTGCGCTACGCAGCCAACCACGACAGCACCGGCTTCGTGCGCGAGGAGAGCGAGTGGCGGCGGACGCTCGGCTATCCGCCGTTCGTCGAGCTCGTCTACCTCGAGCTGCATAGCACCACGGCGGGTCGCGAGCTCGCCGCGGCCGACGCTCTGCGCGCCGCGTTGGCCGAGCGCGGCGTGCAGGCGCTGGGCCCGGCGCCCCTCTTTCGGCGCGCCGGCAAGTACCGGGCGCGGCTAGTGGTGAAAGCCGCGCCGCCGGCCGATGCCGAAATCGGCGCGGTGCGGGAGGCGGTCGACGCTCTCGTCGCGCGGCGCTCGTTCCGCGACGTCGCGGTAGCCGTAGACGTCGACCCCTGCTAG
- the aceB gene encoding malate synthase A: MPEQPTRVEIRAPRGARDGDVLTPRALRLVERLHDELESERRRLLAARRERQERLDAGELFDFLPATADLRQGEWSVPEPPADLRDRRVEITGPPDRKMVINALNSGASCFMADFEDATAPTWRNIVEGHANVLDAVRRTITFVAPDGRSYHLREDPATLLVRVRGLHLPERHLAWAREPVAGAFVDAALFLANCADELLALGSGPYLYLPKLESHREARLWNEALRLCEDELGLERGTVRVTVLIETLPAAFEMDEILWELRERALGLNAGRWDYIFSAIKRLRAHRWALLPDRSEVTMTVPFMRAYTELLVRTCHRRRAQAIGGMAAAIPSRTDAAARERALAAVAADKRREADDGFDGTWVAHPDTVATARAEFDRVLGERSDQRHRLREDVAVTAADLLALDRTPGERTWEGLVGAFEVALRYVATWLSGRGAVAIHGLMEDAATAEICRAQVWQWLRHRADLADGRTIDAALARGAFDDAYELARKGLEAAADWPALGRLGDAARLVRELVFAHELGEFLTLPGYELLASSP; this comes from the coding sequence GTGCCGGAACAGCCGACGAGGGTCGAGATCCGCGCTCCTCGCGGCGCTCGCGACGGCGACGTGCTCACCCCGCGGGCGTTGCGGCTCGTGGAGCGCCTGCACGACGAGCTCGAGAGCGAGCGGCGCCGCCTCTTGGCGGCGCGACGCGAGCGGCAAGAGCGGCTCGACGCTGGCGAGCTCTTCGACTTTCTGCCGGCGACAGCGGACCTGCGCCAGGGCGAGTGGTCGGTGCCGGAGCCGCCCGCCGACCTACGCGATCGCCGCGTCGAGATAACCGGCCCGCCCGACCGCAAGATGGTGATCAACGCGCTCAACTCGGGCGCAAGCTGCTTCATGGCCGACTTCGAGGACGCCACCGCACCGACCTGGCGCAACATCGTCGAGGGTCACGCCAACGTCCTCGACGCCGTGCGGCGCACGATCACCTTCGTGGCACCGGACGGCCGCAGCTACCACCTGCGCGAGGATCCCGCGACGTTGCTCGTGCGCGTCCGCGGGCTGCACCTGCCCGAGCGGCATCTCGCTTGGGCCAGAGAACCCGTGGCAGGCGCGTTCGTCGACGCCGCGCTGTTTCTCGCCAACTGTGCCGACGAGCTGCTAGCGCTGGGAAGCGGTCCCTACCTCTATCTGCCGAAGCTCGAATCCCATCGCGAGGCGCGGCTTTGGAACGAGGCGTTGCGCTTGTGCGAGGACGAGCTCGGGCTCGAGCGCGGCACGGTGCGCGTCACGGTGCTGATCGAAACGCTGCCGGCGGCGTTCGAGATGGACGAGATCCTCTGGGAGTTGCGCGAGCGCGCGCTCGGCCTGAACGCCGGACGGTGGGACTACATCTTCTCGGCGATCAAGCGCCTGCGCGCGCACCGCTGGGCGCTCTTGCCCGACCGCAGCGAGGTGACGATGACGGTTCCCTTCATGCGCGCCTACACCGAGCTGCTCGTGCGCACCTGCCACCGGCGGCGCGCGCAAGCTATCGGCGGCATGGCCGCTGCGATTCCGTCGCGCACCGACGCCGCTGCGCGTGAGCGAGCGCTGGCGGCGGTGGCCGCCGACAAGCGCCGCGAGGCCGACGACGGCTTCGACGGCACCTGGGTGGCCCACCCGGACACGGTGGCCACGGCGCGGGCCGAGTTCGACCGCGTGCTCGGCGAGCGCAGCGACCAACGTCACCGCTTGCGCGAGGATGTTGCGGTCACCGCCGCCGACCTGCTGGCTCTCGACCGCACACCGGGCGAGCGCACCTGGGAGGGGTTGGTGGGAGCGTTCGAGGTCGCTCTCCGCTACGTCGCCACCTGGCTGTCGGGTCGCGGCGCTGTCGCGATCCACGGTCTGATGGAGGATGCCGCCACCGCCGAGATCTGTCGCGCCCAGGTGTGGCAGTGGCTGCGCCACCGCGCCGACCTCGCCGACGGTCGCACGATCGACGCGGCGTTGGCGCGTGGCGCCTTCGATGACGCCTACGAGCTTGCCCGCAAGGGGCTTGAGGCGGCAGCCGACTGGCCGGCACTGGGTCGCCTCGGGGACGCCGCGCGTCTCGTGCGCGAGCTCGTTTTCGCACACGAGCTCGGCGAGTTTCTGACGCTGCCTGGTTACGAGCTGCTGGCCAGCTCACCCTGA
- a CDS encoding class I SAM-dependent methyltransferase, producing the protein MGQARSHTAIETAVPTGNTFDKYGSRNPLVRRLMERFERDLDALLRRAAPSSLVDVGCGEGIVSERIARVHRCRVVGLDLDDPKLKAHWRKRSAPNLEFVVGDGGALPFADDEFDCASAIEVLEHVPDPEATLAEMARVAQRYLVCSVPREPLWRALNVARGAYLRDLGNTPGHINHWSKRGFVALLSRFGTVEEVRTPLPWTMALVRLS; encoded by the coding sequence ATGGGACAGGCACGATCGCACACAGCCATCGAAACGGCGGTCCCGACCGGCAACACGTTCGACAAGTACGGCTCACGCAACCCGCTGGTGCGGAGGCTGATGGAGCGCTTCGAGCGCGACCTCGACGCGCTCTTGCGCCGTGCGGCGCCGAGCTCCCTCGTCGATGTCGGCTGCGGCGAGGGGATCGTCAGCGAGCGCATCGCGCGCGTGCACCGCTGCCGCGTCGTCGGGCTCGATCTCGACGACCCGAAACTCAAGGCGCACTGGCGCAAGCGCAGCGCGCCGAACCTCGAGTTCGTGGTCGGCGACGGCGGCGCGCTCCCCTTCGCCGACGACGAGTTCGACTGCGCGAGCGCGATCGAGGTGCTCGAACACGTACCCGACCCGGAGGCGACGCTGGCCGAGATGGCGCGCGTCGCCCAGCGGTACCTCGTCTGCTCGGTGCCGCGCGAACCGCTGTGGCGTGCGCTGAACGTCGCGCGCGGCGCCTACCTCCGCGACCTGGGCAACACCCCGGGGCACATCAACCACTGGTCGAAACGCGGCTTCGTCGCGCTGCTGTCGCGTTTCGGCACGGTCGAAGAGGTGCGCACACCGCTGCCTTGGACGATGGCGCTCGTGCGCCTGAGCTGA
- a CDS encoding lipopolysaccharide biosynthesis protein, translating to MNRRSAAGAAPPSGRTSGGERSADKSGASYGRGAAVLSVGIGTTGLVTFGYFALASHALPAGEYGGIALLWSLVFIVASVIWRPVEQFLSRSIADADARGVPASAHLRSAAAIQIGLAAAFTALAWALRTPLEDHVLGGRSALYWILVGTVLAYAASYFARGFLAGHGRFGLYGGLVLIEATTRCLFAVAAVVGLTHGQTAVALGMVAAPLVSLAVVPWGLPRLAPYRPANAPHSSGGGAPASGARELASGLRQGGTFAGAVIVIMACEQTFLNAGPLLVKVTDGTAGAALAGQAFNVLLIARAPLQLFQAVQTSILPHLTRLRAAGERDSFRRSVGVTVAAIAVFASCVALAMAVAGPTLMRLLFGSGGYERLPLVVMALGMGVYLSAATLNQAALAEGRAAAAAACWLTGLAAFVTGLLVPIVDDRVLHVASAYSLGAAVLCVLLARLVVQRRSPARGSDRLEHRLPAARAGDVGRS from the coding sequence GTGAATAGGCGTTCGGCGGCGGGCGCAGCCCCGCCCAGCGGCAGGACAAGCGGCGGCGAACGTAGCGCAGACAAGAGCGGAGCCAGCTACGGCCGCGGGGCGGCGGTTCTCTCGGTCGGGATCGGCACCACCGGCCTCGTCACCTTCGGGTACTTCGCGCTCGCGAGCCACGCCCTCCCCGCCGGCGAGTACGGCGGCATCGCGCTGCTTTGGTCTCTGGTGTTCATCGTCGCGTCGGTGATCTGGCGCCCCGTCGAGCAGTTTCTGTCGCGCTCGATCGCCGATGCCGACGCGCGGGGCGTGCCAGCCAGCGCGCACCTGCGGTCGGCCGCCGCGATCCAGATCGGGCTCGCGGCCGCCTTTACGGCGCTCGCCTGGGCGTTGCGTACGCCGCTCGAAGACCATGTTCTCGGCGGGCGCTCGGCCCTTTACTGGATACTCGTCGGGACGGTGCTCGCCTACGCGGCGAGCTACTTCGCCCGTGGCTTTCTTGCCGGGCACGGGCGCTTCGGCCTCTACGGCGGGCTCGTGCTGATCGAAGCCACCACGCGCTGTCTCTTCGCTGTCGCAGCGGTTGTCGGTCTGACGCACGGACAGACTGCGGTGGCGCTCGGCATGGTGGCAGCGCCGCTCGTGTCGCTCGCCGTCGTTCCGTGGGGACTGCCGCGACTGGCTCCCTACCGCCCCGCGAACGCGCCACACAGTTCCGGCGGAGGCGCACCAGCGAGCGGCGCGCGCGAGCTCGCGAGCGGGTTGCGTCAGGGCGGGACGTTCGCCGGAGCGGTGATCGTGATCATGGCCTGCGAGCAGACGTTCCTGAACGCAGGCCCGCTGCTCGTCAAGGTCACCGACGGCACGGCAGGGGCAGCGCTCGCCGGCCAGGCGTTCAACGTGCTTCTGATCGCGCGCGCGCCGCTCCAGCTTTTCCAGGCCGTGCAGACCTCGATCCTCCCCCACCTCACGCGGCTGCGGGCGGCGGGCGAGCGCGACTCCTTTCGCCGCAGTGTCGGCGTGACGGTCGCAGCGATCGCTGTTTTCGCCTCGTGCGTGGCGCTCGCGATGGCGGTCGCCGGGCCGACGCTGATGCGGCTTCTGTTCGGATCGGGCGGCTACGAACGGCTGCCGCTAGTGGTTATGGCGCTCGGCATGGGGGTGTACCTGTCGGCGGCAACGCTCAACCAAGCCGCGCTCGCCGAGGGGCGTGCGGCGGCGGCGGCCGCGTGCTGGCTGACCGGGCTGGCAGCGTTCGTGACAGGGCTCCTCGTGCCGATCGTCGATGACCGCGTGCTGCACGTCGCGAGCGCCTACAGCCTCGGCGCCGCCGTCCTATGCGTGCTGCTGGCGCGGCTGGTGGTGCAGCGTCGCTCGCCCGCCAGGGGCTCAGACAGGCTGGAGCATCGACTGCCCGCAGCTCGGGCAGGCGACGTCGGCCGTAGCTGA
- the def gene encoding peptide deformylase has translation MTDADESREIAVEETVEGEVREPVGLDPETAARRERALAEIRQYGDPILRARATPVARFDDVLRAEAERMIALMRDALGIGLAGPQAGLALRIVVYQIDEEAEPRVLVNPELLWRSEELEVAEEGCLSLPGVHVDVERPLAVRVRACDLSGEPFEIAAEGLEARVIQHEIDHLDGVLILDRAPRDQRRAAIRQLRERAAAARGDQGGGVLAGQGELASSS, from the coding sequence GTGACGGACGCCGACGAAAGCCGCGAGATCGCCGTCGAAGAGACGGTCGAGGGCGAGGTGCGCGAGCCGGTCGGGCTCGATCCCGAAACGGCGGCGCGCCGCGAGCGGGCGCTCGCCGAGATCCGTCAGTACGGCGATCCGATCCTGCGCGCGCGCGCCACCCCGGTCGCCCGTTTCGACGACGTCCTTAGAGCCGAGGCCGAGCGGATGATCGCGCTGATGCGCGACGCTCTCGGCATCGGACTCGCCGGTCCGCAGGCGGGGCTCGCCTTGCGTATCGTCGTCTACCAGATCGACGAAGAGGCAGAACCACGCGTGCTCGTCAACCCCGAGCTCCTTTGGCGCAGCGAAGAGCTCGAGGTCGCCGAGGAGGGCTGTCTTTCGCTACCTGGCGTTCACGTCGACGTCGAGCGGCCGCTGGCCGTTCGGGTGCGCGCGTGCGACCTCTCGGGCGAGCCGTTCGAGATCGCAGCCGAGGGGCTCGAGGCGCGCGTCATCCAGCACGAGATCGACCACCTCGACGGTGTTCTGATCCTCGACCGCGCGCCGCGCGACCAACGGCGGGCGGCGATCCGCCAGCTGCGCGAGCGCGCAGCGGCCGCGCGCGGCGACCAGGGGGGCGGCGTGTTGGCCGGTCAGGGTGAGCTGGCCAGCAGCTCGTAA